A portion of the Krasilnikovia cinnamomea genome contains these proteins:
- a CDS encoding coiled-coil domain-containing protein, with product MPVVLLAALAALLMVAPTPAHADPEGGTKTLRDALESAAKGHLEATAKLNASKKRQVQLRDTLKQAQADAARMQGQVQVTAGRAYRYGRVTTMTLLLNSSSPDAFLDRMARLDAMAQLDGRALADYRRAVNTTKAAQQAITREIAEQEKQVEILARKKKEAELALASVGGGRVAGGFIDVNSPLAKPAPRNSDGSWPKESCTVDDPTTGGCITPRLLNSYRQARSVGFTHFTSCFSERSSGEHPRGRACDFSSNKSTFRTSAATGSDKTYGDRLAAYFVKNASRLGVMYVIWFRQIWLPNTGWRSYSGSGSASAAHTNHVHLSVL from the coding sequence GTGCCCGTCGTGCTGCTGGCCGCCCTCGCCGCGTTACTGATGGTCGCGCCGACGCCGGCGCACGCCGACCCGGAGGGCGGCACGAAGACCCTGCGCGACGCCCTGGAGTCGGCCGCCAAGGGTCACCTGGAAGCCACCGCGAAGCTCAACGCCTCCAAGAAGCGCCAGGTCCAGCTACGGGACACCCTCAAGCAGGCGCAGGCCGACGCCGCCCGGATGCAGGGCCAGGTCCAGGTCACCGCGGGGCGGGCCTACCGGTACGGGCGGGTCACCACGATGACCCTGCTGCTTAACAGCAGCTCCCCGGACGCGTTCCTGGACCGGATGGCCCGGCTCGACGCGATGGCCCAGCTGGACGGCCGGGCGCTGGCCGACTACCGCCGGGCCGTGAACACCACGAAGGCGGCCCAGCAGGCGATCACCCGCGAGATCGCCGAGCAGGAGAAGCAGGTCGAGATCCTGGCCCGCAAGAAGAAGGAGGCCGAGCTGGCGCTGGCCAGCGTCGGCGGCGGCCGGGTGGCGGGCGGGTTCATCGACGTCAACTCCCCGCTGGCCAAGCCCGCACCGCGCAACTCGGACGGGTCGTGGCCGAAGGAGTCCTGCACGGTCGACGACCCCACCACCGGCGGCTGCATCACCCCTCGGCTGCTCAACTCCTACCGGCAGGCGCGGTCGGTGGGGTTCACGCACTTCACGTCCTGCTTCAGCGAACGCTCCTCCGGGGAGCACCCCAGGGGCCGGGCCTGCGACTTCTCCTCCAACAAGTCCACGTTCCGCACCTCCGCCGCCACGGGAAGCGACAAAACGTACGGGGACCGGCTCGCCGCTTACTTCGTCAAGAACGCCTCCCGCCTCGGCGTCATGTACGTCATCTGGTTCCGGCAGATCTGGCTGCCCAACACCGGCTGGCGGTCGTACAGCGGCTCGGGCAGTGCGTCCGCCGCGCACACCAACCACGTCCACTTGTCCGTCCTGTGA
- a CDS encoding fused MFS/spermidine synthase — protein MDAPPRALPSGLATALVFAASGAVLVLEIVALRLVGPYVGITLQVSSSVIGIALGAIAYGTWLGGRLADRYDPRTLLAPALILAAIGTALTLPLVRFGGEILRGGAASAVLLLAALAVFPPAFLLSGITPLVVKLQLRDLHRTGHVVGRLSSIGTLGAITATLGTGFVLVAALPSSWIVLGLAGLLGVGGLALGAYLRRHETGRPRARAVVTTVGLLVAGLGASAPTPCDVETAYHCARVERDPAVPGGRTLVLNSAAHSYVDLADPTRLGFAYVRWLGAIADVQAPRGVPVAALHVGGGGFTLPAYVRASRPGSDQLVLELDGALVDLDRRELGLRTGPDLRVRVGDARVGVAAQPAARYDLVIGDAFSHLVVPWHLATREMAADIARVLRPGGWYAQNVIDYPPRRFLRAELATVAAAFPYVALVAPPAALTGPAGSNFVILAAARPLPLSVLRDRLAEVGEAVTVLEGRELAAFVGDARVLTDDYAPVDQLLAG, from the coding sequence ATGGACGCACCACCGCGCGCGCTGCCCTCGGGACTGGCCACCGCCCTGGTCTTCGCCGCCAGCGGGGCCGTGCTCGTGCTGGAGATCGTCGCGCTGCGGCTGGTCGGCCCGTACGTCGGGATCACGCTGCAGGTGAGCAGCTCGGTCATCGGCATCGCGCTGGGTGCCATCGCGTACGGCACCTGGCTGGGCGGGCGGCTGGCCGACCGGTACGACCCGCGCACCCTGCTGGCCCCGGCGCTGATCCTCGCCGCCATCGGCACCGCGCTCACCCTGCCGCTGGTCCGCTTCGGCGGGGAGATCCTGCGCGGCGGCGCGGCCTCCGCCGTGCTGCTACTGGCCGCGCTGGCGGTCTTCCCGCCCGCCTTCCTGCTTTCCGGCATCACCCCACTCGTGGTCAAGCTGCAACTGCGCGACCTGCACCGGACCGGGCACGTGGTGGGACGGCTGTCCAGCATCGGCACGCTCGGGGCGATCACCGCCACCCTCGGCACCGGGTTCGTGCTGGTCGCCGCGCTGCCCAGCAGCTGGATCGTGCTGGGCCTGGCCGGGCTGCTCGGAGTCGGCGGGCTCGCGCTGGGCGCCTACCTGCGCCGCCACGAGACCGGGCGGCCGCGAGCCCGCGCGGTGGTGACCACGGTCGGGCTGCTGGTAGCGGGCCTGGGGGCGAGCGCGCCGACCCCGTGTGACGTGGAGACCGCGTACCACTGTGCCCGCGTCGAGCGGGACCCGGCCGTGCCGGGCGGGCGGACCCTGGTGCTCAACTCGGCGGCGCACTCGTACGTCGACCTGGCCGACCCGACCCGCCTGGGGTTCGCGTACGTGCGGTGGCTCGGCGCCATCGCCGACGTGCAGGCCCCGCGCGGCGTTCCCGTCGCCGCCCTGCACGTGGGGGGCGGCGGGTTCACCCTGCCCGCGTACGTGCGCGCCAGCCGGCCGGGCAGCGATCAGCTCGTCCTCGAACTCGACGGCGCCCTGGTCGACCTGGACCGCCGCGAGCTGGGCCTGCGTACCGGCCCCGACCTGCGCGTCCGGGTCGGCGACGCGCGGGTGGGGGTGGCCGCCCAGCCCGCCGCCCGGTACGACCTGGTGATCGGCGACGCGTTCAGCCACCTCGTCGTCCCGTGGCACCTCGCCACCCGGGAGATGGCCGCCGACATCGCCCGGGTGCTGCGCCCCGGCGGCTGGTACGCCCAGAACGTCATCGACTACCCGCCGCGCCGGTTCCTGCGTGCCGAGCTGGCCACGGTCGCGGCGGCCTTCCCGTACGTCGCGCTGGTCGCGCCCCCGGCCGCGCTCACCGGGCCCGCCGGGTCGAACTTCGTCATCCTCGCGGCCGCGCGGCCGCTGCCGCTGTCCGTGCTGCGGGACCGGCTGGCCGAGGTCGGCGAGGCGGTCACCGTGCTGGAGGGGCGGGAGCTGGCCGCGTTCGTCGGCGACGCGCGGGTGCTCACCGACGACTACGCGCCAGTGGATCAACTGCTGGCGGGCTGA
- a CDS encoding sensor histidine kinase: protein MRLFAVRAWTMRRRVMALCFAAGVVLAGLGIGAAVIAARSNEHIDTLINRTGPMRIAGETLSTSLVDQETAVRGFAISGKEESLQPYLAGRIAEQQSEERIDKALDQHADPEIRDALQEVRRRADAWRVAVAEPIIAGKRRGGPDAQQAVRLAADTTSFDPVRTAVAELQMRVLVMREQSVDNVRQTSGTLLVLEIAAAGIVLVAGALLLFLLDRMVTRPILGLAAQVREVAAGNYDRQITSRGSPELVALAADVDAMRRQIASELAEVREARGQVEWVNDQLKQQADELTRSNRDLEQFAYVASHDLQEPLRKVASFCQLLQRRYAGQLDERADQYIAFAVDGAQRMQQLINDLLAFSRIGRLTSGFTDVDLDQVLTRVSSELESRTGTDGRIEWSALPTVEGEEALLTTLFVNLVGNALKFHRPGVPPVVRVSAEQDEREWRINVRDNGIGIEAEFADKVFVIFQRLHPRDAYEGTGIGLAIVKKIVEYHGGRIWLDLDVDEGTSIWFTLPLLAGVPVEPDKEATA, encoded by the coding sequence ATGAGGCTGTTCGCCGTGCGCGCGTGGACGATGCGGCGCCGGGTGATGGCGCTGTGCTTCGCGGCCGGTGTGGTGCTGGCCGGGCTCGGCATCGGCGCGGCGGTCATCGCGGCGCGCAGCAACGAACACATCGACACCCTGATCAATCGCACCGGCCCGATGCGGATAGCCGGTGAGACCCTGTCGACGTCACTGGTCGACCAGGAGACCGCGGTGCGCGGGTTCGCGATCAGCGGCAAGGAGGAGAGCCTCCAGCCTTACCTGGCGGGGCGCATCGCCGAGCAGCAGAGCGAGGAGAGGATCGACAAGGCCCTCGACCAGCACGCCGATCCCGAGATCCGCGACGCGCTCCAGGAGGTGCGGCGCCGCGCGGACGCCTGGCGCGTCGCCGTCGCCGAGCCGATCATCGCGGGGAAACGGCGGGGCGGGCCGGACGCCCAGCAGGCAGTGCGGCTCGCCGCCGACACGACCTCCTTCGACCCGGTGCGCACGGCGGTCGCGGAGCTGCAGATGCGCGTCCTCGTGATGCGCGAGCAGTCCGTGGACAACGTGCGGCAGACCTCCGGCACGCTGCTCGTCCTGGAGATAGCCGCGGCCGGGATCGTCCTGGTCGCGGGCGCGCTGCTGCTGTTCCTGCTGGACCGCATGGTCACCCGCCCGATCCTCGGCCTCGCCGCCCAGGTACGGGAGGTGGCCGCGGGCAACTACGACCGGCAGATCACCAGCCGAGGCTCGCCCGAGCTGGTCGCGCTCGCCGCGGACGTGGACGCGATGCGCCGCCAGATCGCCTCGGAGCTCGCCGAGGTACGCGAGGCGCGCGGCCAGGTCGAGTGGGTCAACGACCAGCTCAAACAGCAGGCCGACGAGCTGACCCGGTCCAATCGCGACCTGGAGCAGTTCGCGTACGTCGCCTCGCACGACCTGCAGGAGCCGCTGCGCAAGGTGGCCAGCTTCTGCCAGCTGCTGCAACGCCGGTACGCGGGCCAGCTCGACGAGCGCGCCGACCAGTACATCGCGTTCGCGGTGGACGGCGCGCAGCGCATGCAGCAGCTCATCAACGACCTGCTGGCCTTCTCCCGGATCGGGCGGCTGACCTCCGGCTTCACCGACGTCGACCTGGATCAGGTGCTGACCCGGGTGTCGTCCGAGCTGGAGTCGCGGACCGGCACCGACGGCCGCATCGAGTGGTCCGCCCTGCCCACGGTCGAGGGGGAGGAGGCGCTGCTGACGACGCTCTTCGTCAACCTGGTCGGCAACGCGCTGAAGTTCCACCGCCCCGGCGTCCCCCCGGTGGTGCGGGTCAGTGCGGAACAGGACGAGCGGGAGTGGCGGATCAACGTCCGCGACAACGGCATCGGCATCGAGGCCGAGTTCGCCGACAAGGTCTTCGTGATCTTCCAACGGCTGCATCCCAGGGACGCCTACGAGGGCACCGGGATCGGGCTGGCGATCGTCAAGAAGATCGTCGAATACCATGGCGGCCGGATCTGGCTGGACCTCGATGTGGACGAGGGCACCTCGATCTGGTTCACCCTGCCGCTGCTGGCCGGGGTACCCGTTGAACCCGACAAGGAGGCCACCGCATGA
- a CDS encoding inositol monophosphatase family protein, which yields MVEEVAALVREVARTVVLPRFRRLAAADVREKAPGDVVTVADAEAERALTAGLTGLLPGSVVVGEEAVAADPGVLDRLGDDGAVWVVDPVDGTANFASGRTPFAVMVALLRGGETAAGWILDVPGDSMVVAERGAGAFRDGVRITARTDVPPAGTLTGSVPSRYFPEDLRRRVDAHGPQLGTVTSGKHCAGYEYPAVATDAQQFALFWKVMPWDHLPGALIVREAGGAVRHFDGAEYRPGSTGPGLIVAANPGIWDQVHDTLLPAGR from the coding sequence GTGGTTGAGGAGGTCGCTGCGCTTGTCCGGGAGGTCGCCCGTACCGTCGTGCTGCCGCGCTTCCGGCGGCTGGCGGCCGCCGACGTCCGGGAGAAGGCACCCGGCGACGTGGTGACCGTGGCCGACGCGGAGGCCGAACGGGCGCTCACCGCCGGGCTGACCGGGCTGCTGCCCGGCTCGGTCGTGGTGGGGGAGGAGGCGGTGGCCGCCGATCCCGGCGTGCTGGACCGGCTCGGCGACGACGGCGCGGTGTGGGTGGTCGACCCGGTCGACGGAACGGCCAACTTCGCGTCCGGGCGGACCCCGTTCGCGGTGATGGTGGCGCTGCTGCGCGGCGGCGAGACGGCCGCCGGGTGGATCCTCGATGTGCCCGGCGACTCGATGGTGGTGGCCGAGCGCGGCGCGGGCGCCTTCCGCGACGGGGTGCGGATCACCGCGCGGACCGACGTTCCGCCCGCGGGCACCCTCACCGGCTCCGTGCCGTCCCGCTACTTCCCGGAGGACCTGCGGCGCCGGGTGGACGCGCACGGCCCGCAGCTGGGCACGGTCACCTCGGGCAAGCACTGCGCCGGTTACGAGTACCCGGCGGTCGCCACGGACGCGCAGCAGTTCGCCCTGTTCTGGAAGGTCATGCCGTGGGACCACCTGCCGGGCGCGCTGATCGTGCGCGAGGCGGGCGGCGCCGTCCGGCACTTCGACGGTGCCGAGTACCGGCCGGGCTCCACCGGGCCCGGCCTGATCGTGGCCGCCAACCCCGGCATCTGGGACCAGGTGCACGACACGCTGCTGCCGGCGGGGCGCTGA
- a CDS encoding SDR family NAD(P)-dependent oxidoreductase, with amino-acid sequence MSAYLESLFGLRGRTAVVTGGSSGIGRAMAVALGAAGARVVLLARRSGPLGDAVADLAAVGASAAAISADLADRAAVTAAADEIVDRYGEPDVLVNAAAVNHRPPLPQLTDADWDQTLAANLTAPFLLGQRFAPAMAARGWGRIINVASQQAFRAYGNSGAYGVSKAGLVALTRSQAEAWSRYGVCCNAIAPGVVETPLTGELFADPARAAGHAARAMIGRNGVPTDFAGCVLFLAGDAGAAVTGQTLFVDGGYSAT; translated from the coding sequence ATGTCGGCGTACCTGGAATCGCTGTTCGGTCTGCGCGGCCGCACCGCGGTCGTGACCGGTGGCAGCTCGGGCATCGGCCGGGCGATGGCGGTCGCGCTCGGCGCGGCCGGCGCCCGCGTCGTGCTGCTCGCGCGCCGCTCCGGCCCGCTGGGCGACGCGGTCGCGGACCTCGCGGCCGTGGGCGCTTCCGCGGCCGCGATCAGCGCGGACCTCGCCGACCGGGCGGCGGTCACGGCCGCCGCCGACGAGATCGTCGATCGGTACGGGGAGCCGGACGTGCTCGTCAACGCCGCGGCCGTCAACCACCGCCCGCCGCTGCCCCAGCTCACCGACGCCGACTGGGACCAGACGCTGGCCGCGAACCTCACCGCGCCGTTCCTGCTCGGACAGCGGTTCGCCCCGGCGATGGCGGCGCGCGGCTGGGGCCGGATCATCAATGTGGCGTCCCAGCAGGCATTCCGGGCGTACGGCAACAGCGGCGCCTACGGCGTGTCCAAGGCCGGGCTCGTCGCGTTGACCAGGTCGCAGGCCGAGGCGTGGTCGCGGTACGGCGTGTGCTGCAACGCGATCGCGCCGGGCGTGGTGGAGACCCCGTTGACCGGGGAACTCTTCGCCGACCCGGCGCGGGCCGCCGGGCACGCCGCCCGCGCCATGATCGGCCGCAACGGGGTGCCCACCGACTTCGCGGGCTGCGTGCTGTTCCTGGCCGGCGACGCGGGCGCCGCGGTAACCGGCCAGACACTCTTCGTCGATGGTGGGTATTCGGCCACGTAA
- a CDS encoding response regulator, protein MTGATRLDGTPIEVLLVEDDPGDVLMTQEAFQEHKVRNRLTVVPDGAEALAYLRREGAYADSIRPDLILLDLNLPKRDGREVLAEIKKDPDLGRIPVVVLTTSAADEDILRSYELHANAYVTKPVDFDRFISVIRQIDEFFVSVVRLPPRG, encoded by the coding sequence ATGACCGGCGCGACGCGGCTGGACGGCACGCCGATCGAGGTGCTGCTCGTAGAGGACGACCCGGGCGACGTGTTGATGACGCAGGAGGCGTTCCAGGAACACAAGGTCCGCAACCGGCTCACGGTCGTCCCCGACGGGGCCGAGGCGTTGGCCTACCTGCGTCGCGAGGGCGCGTACGCGGACTCGATCCGGCCCGACCTGATCCTGCTCGACCTGAATCTGCCCAAGCGGGACGGTCGCGAGGTCCTCGCCGAGATCAAGAAGGATCCGGACCTGGGCCGGATCCCCGTGGTGGTGCTCACCACGTCGGCGGCGGACGAGGACATCCTGCGCAGCTACGAGTTGCACGCCAACGCGTACGTCACCAAGCCGGTCGACTTCGACCGGTTCATCTCGGTGATTCGGCAGATCGACGAGTTCTTCGTCAGCGTGGTCAGGTTGCCGCCTCGTGGTTGA